Proteins co-encoded in one Myotis daubentonii chromosome 8, mMyoDau2.1, whole genome shotgun sequence genomic window:
- the MBD1 gene encoding methyl-CpG-binding domain protein 1 isoform X23 encodes MAEEWLDCPALGPGWKRREVFRKSGATCGRSDTYYQSPTGDRIRSKVELIRYLGPSCDLTLFDFKQGILCYPAPKAPSLALPSRKRKKPSKPVKARKCQVGSKRVEVRKEAPGAKAKADADTAPASLPAPGHCENCGISFSGDGTGRQRLKTLCKDCRAQRIAFNREQRMFKRVGCGECAACRVTEDCGACSTCLLQLPHDVASGLFCKCERRRCLRIVEKSRGCGVCRGCQTREDCGRCRVCLRPPRPGLRRQWRCIQRRCLRHLAHRLRRHHQRCQRRPPLAVAPPAGKRSRRRGGCDSKMAARRRPRTQPLPPLPPPQPPESPELHPRALGPSSPAEFIYYCVDEDELQPYTNRRQNRKCGACAACLRRMDCGHCDFCFDKPKFGGSNQKRQKCRWRQCLQFAMKRLLPSVWSGSEDGAVSPPPYPRRKRPGSTRRPRVGHTLKTPSGTPTTRPNQAQTPVKQEAGNGFVLPPPGTDLVFLREGASSPVQPCSGKLGPSLLQSSFTQGAQCPGLSWVVVLPQVKQEKVDAQEDWTPGRAILTSPVLLRGCPSKAVDSGLPLVKQEPLDPEEDKEKSKDDSASDSAPEEAGGAGTPVDPTTQP; translated from the exons ccccacagGAGATAGGATCCGAAGCAAAGTTGAGCTGATTCGATACCTGGGCCCTTCGTGCGACCTCACTCTCTTCGACTTCAAACAAGGCATCCTGTGCTATCCAGCCCCTAAG GCCCCATCCTTGGCTCTCCCCAGCAGGAAGCGGAAGAAGCCTTCGAAGCCTGTTAAAGCTCGAAAATGTCAGGTTGGATCCAAGAGGGTTGAGGTCCGAAAGGAGGCCCCAGGGGCTAAAGCCAAGGCTGATGCTGACACAGCCCCAGCTTCGCTCCCTGCACCTGG GCACTGTGAGAACTGTGGAATCAGCTTCTCAGGGGATGGTACCGGAAGGCAGCGGCTCAAGACATTGTGCAAGGACTGCAGAG cgcagAGAATTGCTTTCAACCGGGAGCAGAGGATGTTTAAG CGTGTGGGCTGCGGAGAGTGTGCAGCCTGCCGGGTAACGGAGGACTGCGGGGCCTgttccacctgcctcctgcagctgccCCATGATGTGGCCTCAGGGCTGTTCTGCAAGTGTGAGCGGAGACGGTGCCTCAGGATTGTGGAAAag AGCCGAGGGTGTGGAGTATGCCGGGGCTGTCAGACCCGAGAGGACTGTGGTCGTTGCCGAGTCTGCCTTCGCCCTCCCCGCCCTGGTCTCAGGCGCCAGTGGAGGTGCATCCAGCGGCGCTGCCTACGA CATCTTGCTCATCGCCTGCGTCGCCACCATCAGCGATGTCAACGACGCCCTCCCCTAGCTGTGGCTCCCCCTGCT GGTAAGCGTAGCCGCCGCAGGGGAGGCTGTGACTCCAAGATGGCTGCCCGGCGGCGTCCCAGAACCCAGCCACTACCTCCGCTTCCTCCACCTCAGCCTCCAGAGTCCCCAGAGCTG CaccccagagccctgggcccCTCATCACCTGCTGAGTTCATCTATTACTGTGTAGACGAGGACGAGCTA CAACCTTACACAAACCGCCGGCAGAACCGCAAGTGTGGGGCCTGTGCAGCCTGCCTGCGACGGATGGACTGTGGCCACTGTGACTTCTGCTTCGACAAGCCCAAATTCGGGGGCAGTAACCAGAAGCGCCAGAAGTGTCGTTGGCGCCAATGCCTGCAGTTTGCCAtg AAGCGCCTGCTGCCAAGTGTCTGGTCAGGGTCTGAGGATGGGGCAGTGTCACCCCCACCTTACCCTCGTCGAAAGAGGCCTGGATCTACTCGACGGCCCCGTGTGGGCCATACCTTGAAGACACCCTCGGGCACGCCCACAACCCGACCAAACCAAGCCCAGACTCCAGTGAAACAGGAAGCAGGCAATGGCTTTGTGTTGCCCCCGCCTGGCACTGACCTTGTGTTCTTACGGGAGGGTGCAAGCAGTCCCGTGCAG CCTTGTTCCGGGAAGCTGGGACCAAGTCTGCTGCAATCCTCCTTCACACAGGGGGCCCAGTGCCCTGGCCTGAGTTGGGTTGTGGTCTTACCCCAGGTGAAGCAAGAGAAGGTGGATGCTCAGGAAGACTGGACACCAGGCAGAGCCATCCTGACCTCTCCCGTATTGCTGCGAGGCTGCCCCAGCAAG GCAGTAGACTCAGGCCTGCCACTTGTGAAGCAAGAGCCACTTGACCCTGAGGAGGACAAAGAGAAGAGCAAGGATGACTCAGCCTCTGATTCGGccccagaggaggcaggaggggctggcacgCCAGTG GATCCAACCACCCAACCCTAG
- the MBD1 gene encoding methyl-CpG-binding domain protein 1 isoform X30, translating into MAEEWLDCPALGPGWKRREVFRKSGATCGRSDTYYQSPTGDRIRSKVELIRYLGPSCDLTLFDFKQGILCYPAPKAPSLALPSRKRKKPSKPVKARKCQVGSKRVEVRKEAPGAKAKADADTAPASLPAPGHCENCGISFSGDGTGRQRLKTLCKDCRAQRIAFNREQRMFKRVGCGECAACRVTEDCGACSTCLLQLPHDVASGLFCKCERRRCLRIVEKSRGCGVCRGCQTREDCGRCRVCLRPPRPGLRRQWRCIQRRCLRGKRSRRRGGCDSKMAARRRPRTQPLPPLPPPQPPESPELHPRALGPSSPAEFIYYCVDEDELQPYTNRRQNRKCGACAACLRRMDCGHCDFCFDKPKFGGSNQKRQKCRWRQCLQFAMKRLLPSVWSGSEDGAVSPPPYPRRKRPGSTRRPRVGHTLKTPSGTPTTRPNQAQTPVKQEAGNGFVLPPPGTDLVFLREGASSPVQVPGPAPASTEPLLQGAQCPGLSWVVVLPQVKQEKVDAQEDWTPGRAILTSPVLLRGCPSKAVDSGLPLVKQEPLDPEEDKEKSKDDSASDSAPEEAGGAGTPVDPTTQP; encoded by the exons ccccacagGAGATAGGATCCGAAGCAAAGTTGAGCTGATTCGATACCTGGGCCCTTCGTGCGACCTCACTCTCTTCGACTTCAAACAAGGCATCCTGTGCTATCCAGCCCCTAAG GCCCCATCCTTGGCTCTCCCCAGCAGGAAGCGGAAGAAGCCTTCGAAGCCTGTTAAAGCTCGAAAATGTCAGGTTGGATCCAAGAGGGTTGAGGTCCGAAAGGAGGCCCCAGGGGCTAAAGCCAAGGCTGATGCTGACACAGCCCCAGCTTCGCTCCCTGCACCTGG GCACTGTGAGAACTGTGGAATCAGCTTCTCAGGGGATGGTACCGGAAGGCAGCGGCTCAAGACATTGTGCAAGGACTGCAGAG cgcagAGAATTGCTTTCAACCGGGAGCAGAGGATGTTTAAG CGTGTGGGCTGCGGAGAGTGTGCAGCCTGCCGGGTAACGGAGGACTGCGGGGCCTgttccacctgcctcctgcagctgccCCATGATGTGGCCTCAGGGCTGTTCTGCAAGTGTGAGCGGAGACGGTGCCTCAGGATTGTGGAAAag AGCCGAGGGTGTGGAGTATGCCGGGGCTGTCAGACCCGAGAGGACTGTGGTCGTTGCCGAGTCTGCCTTCGCCCTCCCCGCCCTGGTCTCAGGCGCCAGTGGAGGTGCATCCAGCGGCGCTGCCTACGA GGTAAGCGTAGCCGCCGCAGGGGAGGCTGTGACTCCAAGATGGCTGCCCGGCGGCGTCCCAGAACCCAGCCACTACCTCCGCTTCCTCCACCTCAGCCTCCAGAGTCCCCAGAGCTG CaccccagagccctgggcccCTCATCACCTGCTGAGTTCATCTATTACTGTGTAGACGAGGACGAGCTA CAACCTTACACAAACCGCCGGCAGAACCGCAAGTGTGGGGCCTGTGCAGCCTGCCTGCGACGGATGGACTGTGGCCACTGTGACTTCTGCTTCGACAAGCCCAAATTCGGGGGCAGTAACCAGAAGCGCCAGAAGTGTCGTTGGCGCCAATGCCTGCAGTTTGCCAtg AAGCGCCTGCTGCCAAGTGTCTGGTCAGGGTCTGAGGATGGGGCAGTGTCACCCCCACCTTACCCTCGTCGAAAGAGGCCTGGATCTACTCGACGGCCCCGTGTGGGCCATACCTTGAAGACACCCTCGGGCACGCCCACAACCCGACCAAACCAAGCCCAGACTCCAGTGAAACAGGAAGCAGGCAATGGCTTTGTGTTGCCCCCGCCTGGCACTGACCTTGTGTTCTTACGGGAGGGTGCAAGCAGTCCCGTGCAGgtacctggccctgccccagcttCCACAGAACCCCTGTTGCAG GGGGCCCAGTGCCCTGGCCTGAGTTGGGTTGTGGTCTTACCCCAGGTGAAGCAAGAGAAGGTGGATGCTCAGGAAGACTGGACACCAGGCAGAGCCATCCTGACCTCTCCCGTATTGCTGCGAGGCTGCCCCAGCAAG GCAGTAGACTCAGGCCTGCCACTTGTGAAGCAAGAGCCACTTGACCCTGAGGAGGACAAAGAGAAGAGCAAGGATGACTCAGCCTCTGATTCGGccccagaggaggcaggaggggctggcacgCCAGTG GATCCAACCACCCAACCCTAG
- the MBD1 gene encoding methyl-CpG-binding domain protein 1 isoform X13, translating to MAEEWLDCPALGPGWKRREVFRKSGATCGRSDTYYQSPTGDRIRSKVELIRYLGPSCDLTLFDFKQGILCYPAPKAPSLALPSRKRKKPSKPVKARKCQVGSKRVEVRKEAPGAKAKADADTAPASLPAPGHCENCGISFSGDGTGRQRLKTLCKDCRAQRIAFNREQRMFKRVGCGECAACRVTEDCGACSTCLLQLPHDVASGLFCKCERRRCLRIVEKSRGCGVCRGCQTREDCGRCRVCLRPPRPGLRRQWRCIQRRCLRHLAHRLRRHHQRCQRRPPLAVAPPAGKRSRRRGGCDSKMAARRRPRTQPLPPLPPPQPPESPELHPRALGPSSPAEFIYYCVDEDELQPYTNRRQNRKCGACAACLRRMDCGHCDFCFDKPKFGGSNQKRQKCRWRQCLQFAMKRLLPSVWSGSEDGAVSPPPYPRRKRPGSTRRPRVGHTLKTPSGTPTTRPNQAQTPVKQEAGNGFVLPPPGTDLVFLREGASSPVQPCSGKLGPSLLQSSFTQGAQCPGLSWVVVLPQVKQEKVDAQEDWTPGRAILTSPVLLRGCPSKAVDSGLPLVKQEPLDPEEDKEKSKDDSASDSAPEEAGGAGTPVITEIFSLGGTRLRDTAVWLPRIQPPNPRMLVILTMMSYVKLI from the exons ccccacagGAGATAGGATCCGAAGCAAAGTTGAGCTGATTCGATACCTGGGCCCTTCGTGCGACCTCACTCTCTTCGACTTCAAACAAGGCATCCTGTGCTATCCAGCCCCTAAG GCCCCATCCTTGGCTCTCCCCAGCAGGAAGCGGAAGAAGCCTTCGAAGCCTGTTAAAGCTCGAAAATGTCAGGTTGGATCCAAGAGGGTTGAGGTCCGAAAGGAGGCCCCAGGGGCTAAAGCCAAGGCTGATGCTGACACAGCCCCAGCTTCGCTCCCTGCACCTGG GCACTGTGAGAACTGTGGAATCAGCTTCTCAGGGGATGGTACCGGAAGGCAGCGGCTCAAGACATTGTGCAAGGACTGCAGAG cgcagAGAATTGCTTTCAACCGGGAGCAGAGGATGTTTAAG CGTGTGGGCTGCGGAGAGTGTGCAGCCTGCCGGGTAACGGAGGACTGCGGGGCCTgttccacctgcctcctgcagctgccCCATGATGTGGCCTCAGGGCTGTTCTGCAAGTGTGAGCGGAGACGGTGCCTCAGGATTGTGGAAAag AGCCGAGGGTGTGGAGTATGCCGGGGCTGTCAGACCCGAGAGGACTGTGGTCGTTGCCGAGTCTGCCTTCGCCCTCCCCGCCCTGGTCTCAGGCGCCAGTGGAGGTGCATCCAGCGGCGCTGCCTACGA CATCTTGCTCATCGCCTGCGTCGCCACCATCAGCGATGTCAACGACGCCCTCCCCTAGCTGTGGCTCCCCCTGCT GGTAAGCGTAGCCGCCGCAGGGGAGGCTGTGACTCCAAGATGGCTGCCCGGCGGCGTCCCAGAACCCAGCCACTACCTCCGCTTCCTCCACCTCAGCCTCCAGAGTCCCCAGAGCTG CaccccagagccctgggcccCTCATCACCTGCTGAGTTCATCTATTACTGTGTAGACGAGGACGAGCTA CAACCTTACACAAACCGCCGGCAGAACCGCAAGTGTGGGGCCTGTGCAGCCTGCCTGCGACGGATGGACTGTGGCCACTGTGACTTCTGCTTCGACAAGCCCAAATTCGGGGGCAGTAACCAGAAGCGCCAGAAGTGTCGTTGGCGCCAATGCCTGCAGTTTGCCAtg AAGCGCCTGCTGCCAAGTGTCTGGTCAGGGTCTGAGGATGGGGCAGTGTCACCCCCACCTTACCCTCGTCGAAAGAGGCCTGGATCTACTCGACGGCCCCGTGTGGGCCATACCTTGAAGACACCCTCGGGCACGCCCACAACCCGACCAAACCAAGCCCAGACTCCAGTGAAACAGGAAGCAGGCAATGGCTTTGTGTTGCCCCCGCCTGGCACTGACCTTGTGTTCTTACGGGAGGGTGCAAGCAGTCCCGTGCAG CCTTGTTCCGGGAAGCTGGGACCAAGTCTGCTGCAATCCTCCTTCACACAGGGGGCCCAGTGCCCTGGCCTGAGTTGGGTTGTGGTCTTACCCCAGGTGAAGCAAGAGAAGGTGGATGCTCAGGAAGACTGGACACCAGGCAGAGCCATCCTGACCTCTCCCGTATTGCTGCGAGGCTGCCCCAGCAAG GCAGTAGACTCAGGCCTGCCACTTGTGAAGCAAGAGCCACTTGACCCTGAGGAGGACAAAGAGAAGAGCAAGGATGACTCAGCCTCTGATTCGGccccagaggaggcaggaggggctggcacgCCAGTG ATCACGGAGATTTTCAGCCTGGGTGGAACCCGTCTTCGGGACACAGCGGTCTGGTTGCCAAG GATCCAACCACCCAACCCTAGAATGCTGGTAATTTTGACAATGATGTCCTATGTGAAATTGATTTGA
- the MBD1 gene encoding methyl-CpG-binding domain protein 1 isoform X5, translating into MAEEWLDCPALGPGWKRREVFRKSGATCGRSDTYYQSPTGDRIRSKVELIRYLGPSCDLTLFDFKQGILCYPAPKAPSLALPSRKRKKPSKPVKARKCQVGSKRVEVRKEAPGAKAKADADTAPASLPAPGHCENCGISFSGDGTGRQRLKTLCKDCRAQRIAFNREQRMFKRVGCGECAACRVTEDCGACSTCLLQLPHDVASGLFCKCERRRCLRIVEKSRGCGVCRGCQTREDCGRCRVCLRPPRPGLRRQWRCIQRRCLRHLAHRLRRHHQRCQRRPPLAVAPPAGKRSRRRGGCDSKMAARRRPRTQPLPPLPPPQPPESPELHPRALGPSSPAEFIYYCVDEDELQPYTNRRQNRKCGACAACLRRMDCGHCDFCFDKPKFGGSNQKRQKCRWRQCLQFAMKRLLPSVWSGSEDGAVSPPPYPRRKRPGSTRRPRVGHTLKTPSGTPTTRPNQAQTPVKQEAGNGFVLPPPGTDLVFLREGASSPVQPCSGKLGPSLLQSSFTQGAQCPGLSWVVVLPQVKQEKVDAQEDWTPGRAILTSPVLLRGCPSKAVDSGLPLVKQEPLDPEEDKEKSKDDSASDSAPEEAGGAGTPVITEIFSLGGTRLRDTAVWLPSLQGRHSGREDGCKCGRPRTHWRPQAQAGPPCRWPGTHVTHHLQLR; encoded by the exons ccccacagGAGATAGGATCCGAAGCAAAGTTGAGCTGATTCGATACCTGGGCCCTTCGTGCGACCTCACTCTCTTCGACTTCAAACAAGGCATCCTGTGCTATCCAGCCCCTAAG GCCCCATCCTTGGCTCTCCCCAGCAGGAAGCGGAAGAAGCCTTCGAAGCCTGTTAAAGCTCGAAAATGTCAGGTTGGATCCAAGAGGGTTGAGGTCCGAAAGGAGGCCCCAGGGGCTAAAGCCAAGGCTGATGCTGACACAGCCCCAGCTTCGCTCCCTGCACCTGG GCACTGTGAGAACTGTGGAATCAGCTTCTCAGGGGATGGTACCGGAAGGCAGCGGCTCAAGACATTGTGCAAGGACTGCAGAG cgcagAGAATTGCTTTCAACCGGGAGCAGAGGATGTTTAAG CGTGTGGGCTGCGGAGAGTGTGCAGCCTGCCGGGTAACGGAGGACTGCGGGGCCTgttccacctgcctcctgcagctgccCCATGATGTGGCCTCAGGGCTGTTCTGCAAGTGTGAGCGGAGACGGTGCCTCAGGATTGTGGAAAag AGCCGAGGGTGTGGAGTATGCCGGGGCTGTCAGACCCGAGAGGACTGTGGTCGTTGCCGAGTCTGCCTTCGCCCTCCCCGCCCTGGTCTCAGGCGCCAGTGGAGGTGCATCCAGCGGCGCTGCCTACGA CATCTTGCTCATCGCCTGCGTCGCCACCATCAGCGATGTCAACGACGCCCTCCCCTAGCTGTGGCTCCCCCTGCT GGTAAGCGTAGCCGCCGCAGGGGAGGCTGTGACTCCAAGATGGCTGCCCGGCGGCGTCCCAGAACCCAGCCACTACCTCCGCTTCCTCCACCTCAGCCTCCAGAGTCCCCAGAGCTG CaccccagagccctgggcccCTCATCACCTGCTGAGTTCATCTATTACTGTGTAGACGAGGACGAGCTA CAACCTTACACAAACCGCCGGCAGAACCGCAAGTGTGGGGCCTGTGCAGCCTGCCTGCGACGGATGGACTGTGGCCACTGTGACTTCTGCTTCGACAAGCCCAAATTCGGGGGCAGTAACCAGAAGCGCCAGAAGTGTCGTTGGCGCCAATGCCTGCAGTTTGCCAtg AAGCGCCTGCTGCCAAGTGTCTGGTCAGGGTCTGAGGATGGGGCAGTGTCACCCCCACCTTACCCTCGTCGAAAGAGGCCTGGATCTACTCGACGGCCCCGTGTGGGCCATACCTTGAAGACACCCTCGGGCACGCCCACAACCCGACCAAACCAAGCCCAGACTCCAGTGAAACAGGAAGCAGGCAATGGCTTTGTGTTGCCCCCGCCTGGCACTGACCTTGTGTTCTTACGGGAGGGTGCAAGCAGTCCCGTGCAG CCTTGTTCCGGGAAGCTGGGACCAAGTCTGCTGCAATCCTCCTTCACACAGGGGGCCCAGTGCCCTGGCCTGAGTTGGGTTGTGGTCTTACCCCAGGTGAAGCAAGAGAAGGTGGATGCTCAGGAAGACTGGACACCAGGCAGAGCCATCCTGACCTCTCCCGTATTGCTGCGAGGCTGCCCCAGCAAG GCAGTAGACTCAGGCCTGCCACTTGTGAAGCAAGAGCCACTTGACCCTGAGGAGGACAAAGAGAAGAGCAAGGATGACTCAGCCTCTGATTCGGccccagaggaggcaggaggggctggcacgCCAGTG ATCACGGAGATTTTCAGCCTGGGTGGAACCCGTCTTCGGGACACAGCGGTCTGGTTGCCAAG TCTGCAGGGCAGGCATTCGGGAAGGGAAGATGGATGTAAATGTGGGAGACCGAGGACACATTGGCGCCCACAAGCACAAGCTGGACCCCCCTGCAGATGGCCTGGAACCCATGTCACTCACCACCTCCAACTTCGATGA
- the MBD1 gene encoding methyl-CpG-binding domain protein 1 isoform X20 has translation MAEEWLDCPALGPGWKRREVFRKSGATCGRSDTYYQSPTGDRIRSKVELIRYLGPSCDLTLFDFKQGILCYPAPKAPSLALPSRKRKKPSKPVKARKCQVGSKRVEVRKEAPGAKAKADADTAPASLPAPGHCENCGISFSGDGTGRQRLKTLCKDCRAQRIAFNREQRMFKRVGCGECAACRVTEDCGACSTCLLQLPHDVASGLFCKCERRRCLRIVEKGKRSRRRGGCDSKMAARRRPRTQPLPPLPPPQPPESPELHPRALGPSSPAEFIYYCVDEDELQPYTNRRQNRKCGACAACLRRMDCGHCDFCFDKPKFGGSNQKRQKCRWRQCLQFAMKRLLPSVWSGSEDGAVSPPPYPRRKRPGSTRRPRVGHTLKTPSGTPTTRPNQAQTPVKQEAGNGFVLPPPGTDLVFLREGASSPVQPCSGKLGPSLLQSSFTQGAQCPGLSWVVVLPQVKQEKVDAQEDWTPGRAILTSPVLLRGCPSKAVDSGLPLVKQEPLDPEEDKEKSKDDSASDSAPEEAGGAGTPVITEIFSLGGTRLRDTAVWLPRAGIREGKMDVNVGDRGHIGAHKHKLDPPADGLEPMSLTTSNFDDVGVLQKKLVPFTTELNMHLA, from the exons ccccacagGAGATAGGATCCGAAGCAAAGTTGAGCTGATTCGATACCTGGGCCCTTCGTGCGACCTCACTCTCTTCGACTTCAAACAAGGCATCCTGTGCTATCCAGCCCCTAAG GCCCCATCCTTGGCTCTCCCCAGCAGGAAGCGGAAGAAGCCTTCGAAGCCTGTTAAAGCTCGAAAATGTCAGGTTGGATCCAAGAGGGTTGAGGTCCGAAAGGAGGCCCCAGGGGCTAAAGCCAAGGCTGATGCTGACACAGCCCCAGCTTCGCTCCCTGCACCTGG GCACTGTGAGAACTGTGGAATCAGCTTCTCAGGGGATGGTACCGGAAGGCAGCGGCTCAAGACATTGTGCAAGGACTGCAGAG cgcagAGAATTGCTTTCAACCGGGAGCAGAGGATGTTTAAG CGTGTGGGCTGCGGAGAGTGTGCAGCCTGCCGGGTAACGGAGGACTGCGGGGCCTgttccacctgcctcctgcagctgccCCATGATGTGGCCTCAGGGCTGTTCTGCAAGTGTGAGCGGAGACGGTGCCTCAGGATTGTGGAAAag GGTAAGCGTAGCCGCCGCAGGGGAGGCTGTGACTCCAAGATGGCTGCCCGGCGGCGTCCCAGAACCCAGCCACTACCTCCGCTTCCTCCACCTCAGCCTCCAGAGTCCCCAGAGCTG CaccccagagccctgggcccCTCATCACCTGCTGAGTTCATCTATTACTGTGTAGACGAGGACGAGCTA CAACCTTACACAAACCGCCGGCAGAACCGCAAGTGTGGGGCCTGTGCAGCCTGCCTGCGACGGATGGACTGTGGCCACTGTGACTTCTGCTTCGACAAGCCCAAATTCGGGGGCAGTAACCAGAAGCGCCAGAAGTGTCGTTGGCGCCAATGCCTGCAGTTTGCCAtg AAGCGCCTGCTGCCAAGTGTCTGGTCAGGGTCTGAGGATGGGGCAGTGTCACCCCCACCTTACCCTCGTCGAAAGAGGCCTGGATCTACTCGACGGCCCCGTGTGGGCCATACCTTGAAGACACCCTCGGGCACGCCCACAACCCGACCAAACCAAGCCCAGACTCCAGTGAAACAGGAAGCAGGCAATGGCTTTGTGTTGCCCCCGCCTGGCACTGACCTTGTGTTCTTACGGGAGGGTGCAAGCAGTCCCGTGCAG CCTTGTTCCGGGAAGCTGGGACCAAGTCTGCTGCAATCCTCCTTCACACAGGGGGCCCAGTGCCCTGGCCTGAGTTGGGTTGTGGTCTTACCCCAGGTGAAGCAAGAGAAGGTGGATGCTCAGGAAGACTGGACACCAGGCAGAGCCATCCTGACCTCTCCCGTATTGCTGCGAGGCTGCCCCAGCAAG GCAGTAGACTCAGGCCTGCCACTTGTGAAGCAAGAGCCACTTGACCCTGAGGAGGACAAAGAGAAGAGCAAGGATGACTCAGCCTCTGATTCGGccccagaggaggcaggaggggctggcacgCCAGTG ATCACGGAGATTTTCAGCCTGGGTGGAACCCGTCTTCGGGACACAGCGGTCTGGTTGCCAAG GGCAGGCATTCGGGAAGGGAAGATGGATGTAAATGTGGGAGACCGAGGACACATTGGCGCCCACAAGCACAAGCTGGACCCCCCTGCAGATGGCCTGGAACCCATGTCACTCACCACCTCCAACTTCGATGACGTGGGTGTCCTGCAGAAGAAACTGGTGCCCTTCACCACAGAGTTGAATATGCATCTGGCCTAG
- the MBD1 gene encoding methyl-CpG-binding domain protein 1 isoform X17 produces MAEEWLDCPALGPGWKRREVFRKSGATCGRSDTYYQSPTGDRIRSKVELIRYLGPSCDLTLFDFKQGILCYPAPKAPSLALPSRKRKKPSKPVKARKCQVGSKRVEVRKEAPGAKAKADADTAPASLPAPGHCENCGISFSGDGTGRQRLKTLCKDCRAQRIAFNREQRMFKRVGCGECAACRVTEDCGACSTCLLQLPHDVASGLFCKCERRRCLRIVEKSRGCGVCRGCQTREDCGRCRVCLRPPRPGLRRQWRCIQRRCLRHLAHRLRRHHQRCQRRPPLAVAPPAGKRSRRRGGCDSKMAARRRPRTQPLPPLPPPQPPESPELHPRALGPSSPAEFIYYCVDEDELQPYTNRRQNRKCGACAACLRRMDCGHCDFCFDKPKFGGSNQKRQKCRWRQCLQFAMKRLLPSVWSGSEDGAVSPPPYPRRKRPGSTRRPRVGHTLKTPSGTPTTRPNQAQTPVKQEAGNGFVLPPPGTDLVFLREGASSPVQPCSGKLGPSLLQSSFTQGAQCPGLSWVVVLPQVKQEKVDAQEDWTPGRAILTSPVLLRGCPSKAVDSGLPLVKQEPLDPEEDKEKSKDDSASDSAPEEAGGAGTPVITEIFSLGGTRLRDTAVWLPRWPGTHVTHHLQLR; encoded by the exons ccccacagGAGATAGGATCCGAAGCAAAGTTGAGCTGATTCGATACCTGGGCCCTTCGTGCGACCTCACTCTCTTCGACTTCAAACAAGGCATCCTGTGCTATCCAGCCCCTAAG GCCCCATCCTTGGCTCTCCCCAGCAGGAAGCGGAAGAAGCCTTCGAAGCCTGTTAAAGCTCGAAAATGTCAGGTTGGATCCAAGAGGGTTGAGGTCCGAAAGGAGGCCCCAGGGGCTAAAGCCAAGGCTGATGCTGACACAGCCCCAGCTTCGCTCCCTGCACCTGG GCACTGTGAGAACTGTGGAATCAGCTTCTCAGGGGATGGTACCGGAAGGCAGCGGCTCAAGACATTGTGCAAGGACTGCAGAG cgcagAGAATTGCTTTCAACCGGGAGCAGAGGATGTTTAAG CGTGTGGGCTGCGGAGAGTGTGCAGCCTGCCGGGTAACGGAGGACTGCGGGGCCTgttccacctgcctcctgcagctgccCCATGATGTGGCCTCAGGGCTGTTCTGCAAGTGTGAGCGGAGACGGTGCCTCAGGATTGTGGAAAag AGCCGAGGGTGTGGAGTATGCCGGGGCTGTCAGACCCGAGAGGACTGTGGTCGTTGCCGAGTCTGCCTTCGCCCTCCCCGCCCTGGTCTCAGGCGCCAGTGGAGGTGCATCCAGCGGCGCTGCCTACGA CATCTTGCTCATCGCCTGCGTCGCCACCATCAGCGATGTCAACGACGCCCTCCCCTAGCTGTGGCTCCCCCTGCT GGTAAGCGTAGCCGCCGCAGGGGAGGCTGTGACTCCAAGATGGCTGCCCGGCGGCGTCCCAGAACCCAGCCACTACCTCCGCTTCCTCCACCTCAGCCTCCAGAGTCCCCAGAGCTG CaccccagagccctgggcccCTCATCACCTGCTGAGTTCATCTATTACTGTGTAGACGAGGACGAGCTA CAACCTTACACAAACCGCCGGCAGAACCGCAAGTGTGGGGCCTGTGCAGCCTGCCTGCGACGGATGGACTGTGGCCACTGTGACTTCTGCTTCGACAAGCCCAAATTCGGGGGCAGTAACCAGAAGCGCCAGAAGTGTCGTTGGCGCCAATGCCTGCAGTTTGCCAtg AAGCGCCTGCTGCCAAGTGTCTGGTCAGGGTCTGAGGATGGGGCAGTGTCACCCCCACCTTACCCTCGTCGAAAGAGGCCTGGATCTACTCGACGGCCCCGTGTGGGCCATACCTTGAAGACACCCTCGGGCACGCCCACAACCCGACCAAACCAAGCCCAGACTCCAGTGAAACAGGAAGCAGGCAATGGCTTTGTGTTGCCCCCGCCTGGCACTGACCTTGTGTTCTTACGGGAGGGTGCAAGCAGTCCCGTGCAG CCTTGTTCCGGGAAGCTGGGACCAAGTCTGCTGCAATCCTCCTTCACACAGGGGGCCCAGTGCCCTGGCCTGAGTTGGGTTGTGGTCTTACCCCAGGTGAAGCAAGAGAAGGTGGATGCTCAGGAAGACTGGACACCAGGCAGAGCCATCCTGACCTCTCCCGTATTGCTGCGAGGCTGCCCCAGCAAG GCAGTAGACTCAGGCCTGCCACTTGTGAAGCAAGAGCCACTTGACCCTGAGGAGGACAAAGAGAAGAGCAAGGATGACTCAGCCTCTGATTCGGccccagaggaggcaggaggggctggcacgCCAGTG ATCACGGAGATTTTCAGCCTGGGTGGAACCCGTCTTCGGGACACAGCGGTCTGGTTGCCAAG ATGGCCTGGAACCCATGTCACTCACCACCTCCAACTTCGATGA